In Chitinophaga nivalis, a single genomic region encodes these proteins:
- the lptC gene encoding LPS export ABC transporter periplasmic protein LptC: MIKRALLYTLMTVAVCSCENDINAVMEFDSKKAATENGVDIVTIFSQNGKVNAKLTAPTMERSLDKPSYVAFKNGLKVFMYNDTLGLESTLSAKKGRYLEDEGNVYLSDSVIVINKKGERLDCNELNWDPKRKIFYSTKEVFIKTPTDSLHGWGLEANEDFSEKKILKVSGPITVEDSTAVMN; this comes from the coding sequence ATGATTAAAAGAGCACTCTTATATACGCTGATGACTGTAGCCGTTTGTAGCTGCGAAAATGATATCAACGCCGTCATGGAGTTTGATTCAAAGAAAGCTGCTACAGAAAACGGAGTGGATATTGTGACCATCTTCAGCCAGAACGGGAAGGTGAATGCTAAGCTGACTGCGCCTACCATGGAACGGAGCCTGGATAAGCCCTCTTATGTGGCTTTCAAGAACGGGCTGAAAGTTTTCATGTACAACGATACCCTGGGGCTGGAAAGTACCTTATCTGCCAAAAAAGGCAGATACCTGGAAGATGAAGGCAATGTGTATTTATCTGACAGTGTGATTGTCATTAATAAAAAAGGCGAACGCCTCGATTGTAATGAACTGAACTGGGACCCAAAAAGAAAAATCTTCTATTCCACCAAGGAAGTATTTATCAAAACACCTACCGACTCGCTGCATGGCTGGGGACTGGAAGCCAATGAAGACTTCAGTGAGAAGAAAATTCTCAAGGTAAGCGGTCCTATTACTGTGGAAGACAGCACCGCTGTGATGAACTGA
- a CDS encoding tRNA-binding protein, with protein MEQITWQDFEKVEMRVGTIIQANDFPGARNPAYQLQIDFGPELGIKKSSAQITRLYQPDELIGKQVVAVVNFPKKQIATFMSECLVLGVVGENKDIVLLKPDKPVENGWRIA; from the coding sequence ATGGAGCAAATTACCTGGCAGGATTTCGAAAAAGTAGAAATGAGAGTAGGAACAATCATTCAGGCCAATGATTTTCCAGGAGCACGTAATCCGGCCTATCAACTGCAGATCGATTTCGGACCGGAATTAGGCATTAAAAAATCTTCCGCACAGATTACCCGTTTATACCAACCGGATGAATTAATTGGAAAACAGGTCGTAGCGGTGGTCAACTTCCCTAAAAAACAAATCGCCACTTTCATGTCAGAGTGCCTGGTACTCGGTGTGGTAGGAGAAAACAAGGATATAGTGTTGCTCAAACCCGATAAGCCGGTAGAGAATGGTTGGCGTATAGCATGA
- a CDS encoding S9 family peptidase: MRSIPWLKPTGISSAALLLMMIPRLQAQQKQDLTFDQAFNNQPADISKPLPAIREWADADHYLEMRTDAANGKNQAWKVDARTGAAVIYTAPVDGPSVEVKEKDVFYRTAEGNSIRLTNDAAEEKNPTLSPDGKYVAFTRGNDLYSVEIATKKEIRYTQDGSDVIYNGWSSWVYFEEILGRATRYRAFWWSPDSRKIAYMHFNDTKVPVFPIYSEKGQHGYLENTRYPKAGDPNPSVKVGVVPVTGGNTVWADFNENDDQYFGTPFWTADSRQLWMQWMNRGQDNLKIFSISPENGTKKEIYHEQQATWIDWFRAVPFLRNNEGFLLQSDKTGWSHLYLYNMDGSLKKQLTSGNWTVKEVLEMDEKNQLIYFTARKEASSRFDLYKVSMKSGAITRLTNGNYNNIIKMAPGGKYFITTYSNLQTPSRMALIDNNGKVVRELGDSKGQQFDQYNVAKAELKTYKTRDGLELPMTIIMPLHMEAGKKYPILISVYGGPNSGTVYDTWKFTPVQQWWAQEGVIQVAIDNRSSGHLGKKGMNYIHRQMGKYEIEDYMDAASWLRSQPWADSNKISITGGSFGGYMTCMALTYGASVFNYGIANFAVTDWQLYDSHYTERYMDTPAENPEGYKATSVMTYADQYKGLIRIVHGTMDDNVHLQNSIQLIDKLENLNKHFEFMLYPGERHGWGGSKNVHSSGEIYRFIYNHLLDKPYPTAFTK; the protein is encoded by the coding sequence ATGAGAAGTATACCATGGTTAAAGCCAACCGGCATCAGTAGCGCTGCTTTGCTGCTGATGATGATTCCACGCCTGCAGGCGCAACAAAAACAGGACCTGACCTTCGATCAGGCCTTCAACAACCAGCCCGCCGATATCAGCAAACCGCTGCCCGCTATCCGGGAGTGGGCAGATGCCGACCATTACCTGGAAATGCGTACCGACGCGGCCAATGGTAAAAACCAGGCCTGGAAAGTAGACGCCCGCACCGGCGCCGCTGTTATTTATACGGCTCCGGTAGACGGCCCCAGTGTGGAAGTAAAGGAGAAGGATGTTTTTTACCGCACCGCGGAAGGTAACAGCATCCGGCTGACCAACGATGCTGCAGAAGAAAAAAATCCCACCCTTTCGCCTGATGGAAAATATGTGGCCTTCACCCGCGGCAATGACCTGTACAGTGTGGAAATAGCCACTAAAAAAGAGATACGCTATACACAGGACGGCTCCGACGTTATTTATAATGGCTGGTCTTCCTGGGTGTATTTTGAAGAAATCCTGGGCCGTGCTACCCGCTACCGGGCTTTCTGGTGGAGTCCTGACAGCCGGAAAATAGCCTACATGCACTTCAACGATACCAAAGTACCGGTGTTTCCGATCTATAGTGAAAAAGGCCAACATGGCTACCTGGAAAACACCCGTTATCCGAAAGCCGGTGACCCTAACCCGTCCGTAAAGGTAGGCGTAGTACCGGTTACCGGTGGTAATACCGTGTGGGCAGACTTCAACGAAAATGATGACCAGTATTTCGGAACGCCTTTCTGGACTGCAGATAGCCGTCAATTGTGGATGCAATGGATGAACCGCGGCCAGGACAACCTGAAGATATTCAGCATCAGTCCTGAGAACGGCACCAAAAAAGAAATTTATCATGAACAGCAGGCTACCTGGATCGATTGGTTCCGTGCCGTACCTTTCCTCCGCAATAATGAAGGCTTCCTGTTACAAAGCGATAAAACCGGCTGGTCGCACCTTTACCTGTACAACATGGATGGTTCGCTGAAAAAACAGCTCACTTCCGGCAACTGGACCGTGAAGGAAGTACTGGAAATGGATGAAAAGAATCAGCTGATCTATTTTACCGCCCGTAAGGAAGCATCTTCCCGCTTTGACCTGTACAAGGTAAGTATGAAATCCGGCGCCATTACCCGTTTAACCAATGGCAACTACAACAACATCATTAAAATGGCTCCTGGCGGTAAATATTTCATTACCACCTATTCCAACCTGCAAACACCATCCAGAATGGCGTTGATAGACAACAATGGGAAGGTGGTACGGGAACTGGGAGATAGTAAAGGACAGCAATTCGACCAGTACAATGTGGCCAAAGCGGAATTAAAAACCTATAAAACCCGCGATGGGCTGGAGTTACCGATGACGATTATTATGCCGCTGCATATGGAAGCCGGTAAAAAATATCCGATACTGATCAGTGTCTATGGCGGCCCTAATTCCGGTACCGTGTACGATACCTGGAAATTCACCCCTGTACAGCAGTGGTGGGCGCAGGAAGGCGTAATACAGGTAGCTATAGACAACCGCAGCAGCGGCCATCTGGGTAAAAAAGGGATGAACTACATCCACCGTCAGATGGGTAAATATGAAATTGAAGATTATATGGATGCAGCCAGCTGGCTCCGTTCTCAGCCATGGGCAGACAGTAACAAAATAAGCATCACAGGAGGCAGTTTTGGCGGCTATATGACCTGTATGGCACTTACCTATGGCGCATCTGTATTTAACTACGGTATCGCCAATTTTGCGGTTACTGACTGGCAATTGTATGATAGCCACTATACAGAAAGATACATGGATACCCCGGCAGAAAATCCGGAAGGCTACAAAGCCACTTCCGTTATGACGTATGCCGATCAGTATAAAGGTTTAATCCGTATTGTACATGGTACCATGGATGATAATGTGCACCTGCAGAACAGCATTCAGCTGATCGATAAACTGGAGAACCTGAATAAACATTTTGAGTTCATGCTCTATCCGGGCGAGCGTCATGGATGGGGAGGATCGAAAAACGTACATTCTTCCGGTGAAATCTACCGTTTCATTTACAATCACCTGCTGGACAAGCCTTATCCGACAGCTTTTACCAAATAA
- the lysS gene encoding lysine--tRNA ligase — protein sequence MTQLSEQEIIRREKLQELHNLGIDPYPAAEYPVNDTSVNIKTNYSEATKEQFQDVCLAGRIMSIRDMGKAAFAVIQDKAGRIQVYIRRDDICPGEDKTGYDTVFKKLVDIGDFIGIKGYAFITKTGETSIHATSVTMLAKALRPLPVVKSVEGQVFDEVTDPEFKYRQRYVDLVINPEVKEVFVKRTRIMQTIRDFYNNLGYLEVETPILQPIPGGATARPFVTHHNALDMPLYMRIANELYLKRLIVGGFEGVYEFAKDFRNEGMDRTHNPEFTVMEMYAAYKDYEWMMHTTETLLEKIAITLHGTTAVPVGDKVIDFKAPFRRVTMFEAIQEHTGFDISAMDEAQLRDVCKQLNIHVDPKFGKGKLIDEIFGEKCEGHYIQPTFITDYPVEMSPLTKKHRSKPGLVERFELMANGKEIANAYSELNDPLDQRARFEEQVQLMERGDDEAMYIDYDFLRALEYGMPPTSGIGIGIDRLTMLMTNQPSIQDVLFFPQMKQEKQ from the coding sequence ATGACACAATTATCTGAGCAAGAGATTATACGCCGGGAAAAATTACAGGAGCTGCATAACCTGGGCATAGACCCCTACCCTGCGGCTGAGTATCCGGTTAATGATACTTCCGTGAATATAAAAACCAATTATTCGGAAGCAACAAAGGAACAATTCCAGGATGTTTGCCTGGCTGGCCGTATCATGAGCATTCGCGATATGGGAAAGGCTGCGTTTGCTGTTATCCAGGATAAGGCCGGACGTATCCAGGTATATATCCGCAGAGATGATATTTGCCCTGGTGAAGATAAAACCGGTTATGATACCGTGTTCAAGAAACTGGTAGACATCGGTGACTTCATCGGTATAAAAGGATATGCCTTTATTACCAAAACCGGCGAAACCTCAATACATGCCACTTCCGTTACCATGCTGGCCAAGGCGCTGCGCCCGCTGCCCGTGGTAAAATCTGTGGAAGGCCAGGTGTTTGACGAAGTAACAGACCCTGAGTTCAAATACCGTCAGCGTTACGTTGACCTCGTGATTAATCCGGAAGTAAAGGAAGTGTTTGTAAAACGCACCCGCATTATGCAAACCATCCGTGATTTCTATAATAACCTGGGTTACCTGGAAGTGGAAACGCCCATCCTGCAGCCTATTCCCGGTGGCGCTACTGCCCGCCCGTTTGTGACACATCACAACGCGCTGGATATGCCGCTGTATATGCGTATTGCCAACGAATTATACCTCAAACGCCTGATCGTAGGCGGTTTTGAAGGGGTATATGAGTTTGCAAAGGATTTCCGGAATGAAGGGATGGACCGTACCCACAATCCGGAGTTTACCGTAATGGAAATGTATGCTGCCTACAAGGATTATGAGTGGATGATGCATACGACAGAAACCCTGCTGGAAAAGATTGCCATCACCCTGCATGGCACTACTGCCGTGCCGGTAGGTGATAAAGTGATCGACTTTAAAGCACCTTTCCGTCGTGTAACCATGTTTGAAGCTATTCAGGAACATACCGGCTTCGATATCAGCGCCATGGATGAAGCCCAGCTGCGCGACGTGTGCAAACAGCTGAATATCCACGTAGATCCGAAATTTGGTAAAGGCAAACTGATTGATGAGATCTTTGGTGAGAAATGCGAAGGACACTACATTCAGCCTACTTTCATTACCGATTATCCGGTGGAAATGAGCCCGCTGACTAAAAAACACCGCAGCAAACCCGGACTGGTAGAGCGTTTTGAACTGATGGCCAACGGTAAGGAAATTGCCAATGCCTACAGTGAGCTGAACGACCCGCTGGATCAGCGCGCCCGTTTTGAAGAACAGGTACAGCTGATGGAGCGTGGAGATGATGAGGCGATGTATATTGACTATGATTTTCTGCGTGCGCTGGAATACGGTATGCCGCCTACCTCTGGTATCGGTATTGGTATAGATCGTTTAACCATGCTGATGACCAATCAGCCATCTATCCAGGATGTACTGTTTTTCCCGCAGATGAAACAGGAGAAACAATAA
- a CDS encoding universal stress protein produces MKTILVPTDFSDTAYNAATYALELAAQLGTTRIILYHAYELIVPIPDIPTSVPMVNPDDLRSASLEGLEKMKKELEALLPLNTTLLIRADNTLLAATIDEVCKAEGADLIVMGITGGSKMEEILVGSNTIDVVKHTVCPVMVIPAEAKYAPIQKIVFACDLRKVVDSTPIGPLKKLLNVFKAELHVINIDHESRHFTTDTPFETLMLETLLEDYQPVYHFIDNPNVVQGIVEFAEENNADLILTIPKKHGLFESIFKRSSTSRLAYKTHLPLLTIHE; encoded by the coding sequence ATGAAAACAATTTTAGTTCCTACTGATTTTTCTGATACTGCCTATAATGCCGCTACCTACGCATTGGAACTGGCTGCTCAACTGGGTACTACCCGTATCATATTGTATCATGCATATGAGCTGATTGTACCCATTCCGGATATCCCTACTTCCGTACCCATGGTGAATCCGGATGATCTGAGGAGCGCCAGCCTGGAAGGCCTGGAGAAAATGAAAAAAGAACTGGAAGCCTTGTTGCCACTGAATACTACCCTGTTGATAAGAGCCGATAATACCCTGCTGGCTGCTACCATTGACGAGGTGTGCAAAGCGGAAGGCGCCGATCTGATTGTAATGGGGATTACCGGAGGCAGTAAAATGGAGGAAATCCTCGTGGGTTCCAATACCATTGATGTGGTGAAACATACAGTCTGCCCCGTGATGGTGATTCCTGCTGAGGCAAAATATGCGCCTATTCAAAAGATTGTTTTTGCCTGCGACCTGCGTAAAGTGGTGGATTCCACTCCTATAGGGCCGCTGAAAAAACTCCTGAATGTATTTAAGGCAGAACTGCATGTGATCAATATCGATCACGAAAGCAGGCATTTTACCACAGATACACCTTTTGAAACCCTCATGCTGGAAACATTACTGGAAGATTATCAACCCGTATATCATTTTATTGATAATCCAAATGTGGTACAGGGAATTGTGGAATTTGCCGAGGAAAATAATGCCGATCTGATTCTTACAATCCCCAAAAAACACGGATTGTTTGAAAGTATTTTCAAACGCAGCAGTACTTCCCGGCTGGCTTATAAAACGCATCTACCTTTGCTGACGATACATGAATAA
- a CDS encoding DUF4197 domain-containing protein yields MLKRSLLVLLGFFCLQASQAQFLNKLSKELKKAGITTGDTSATGTKNKGTVSAGSLTESEAGSGIKEALAKGLAAGIAKLNKTDGFFGSEVYKVLLPPDAVKIGNTLRAVGLGSQVDQAILQINRAAEKAVGYAAPIFVNAIKQMTLTDALNLVRGGNNSATEFFKSKTSNDLKAAFSPVVKGSLDSTSATRYYTDIVTTYNKLPTTFNKVNPDLQDYVTTMAVNALFDQIGKEEAAIRANPAARTTDLLKKVFGSK; encoded by the coding sequence ATGTTGAAAAGATCACTTTTAGTACTGCTGGGCTTTTTTTGCCTGCAGGCCAGTCAGGCGCAATTCCTGAACAAGCTTAGTAAAGAACTGAAAAAAGCGGGTATCACTACCGGTGATACCAGTGCTACCGGCACCAAAAATAAAGGCACCGTTTCCGCTGGTAGCCTGACGGAATCCGAAGCTGGTTCCGGTATTAAGGAAGCATTGGCTAAAGGATTAGCTGCCGGTATCGCCAAACTCAATAAAACAGATGGATTTTTTGGAAGTGAAGTATACAAAGTATTGCTGCCACCAGATGCCGTGAAAATAGGTAATACCCTGCGCGCCGTAGGACTGGGCAGTCAGGTGGATCAGGCGATTCTGCAGATTAACCGCGCTGCGGAAAAAGCAGTAGGTTATGCTGCGCCGATCTTCGTGAATGCCATTAAACAAATGACACTTACCGATGCCTTGAACCTGGTGAGAGGTGGTAATAATTCTGCCACGGAATTTTTCAAAAGCAAAACCTCCAACGACCTGAAAGCGGCTTTTTCGCCGGTAGTAAAAGGCTCGCTGGATAGCACCAGCGCCACCCGGTATTATACAGATATTGTAACCACTTACAACAAGCTGCCTACTACCTTCAATAAAGTAAATCCGGATTTACAGGACTATGTAACCACCATGGCGGTAAATGCCCTGTTTGATCAGATCGGGAAAGAAGAAGCGGCTATCCGCGCTAATCCCGCAGCCAGAACAACCGATTTGCTGAAGAAAGTATTTGGTTCAAAGTAA
- a CDS encoding flavin reductase family protein has product MQVDPSQVKTSELHAYLLGAVSPRPICFASTLDKDGRPNLSPFSFFNVFGANPPTLIFSPARRVRDNTVKHTLENIYATQEVVINVVSYAMVQQTSLASCEYPEGVNEFEKAGFTALPSEKIKPFRVKESPVQIECVVKQVIETGPNGGAGNLVICEAVMLHVNDEVLDAKGKIDPHKIDLVARMGGDYYCRASGSAVFEVPKPNTQLGIGVDALPLAIRTSSILTGNNLGLLGNVHEVPFVDATFSDDHLKNIIQYYSITPEEMEKELHRYAQQLLDRGEVGAAWQILLAGTV; this is encoded by the coding sequence ATGCAGGTTGATCCATCTCAGGTAAAAACCAGCGAGCTGCATGCCTATCTGCTGGGAGCAGTATCTCCCCGGCCTATTTGTTTTGCCAGCACCCTGGATAAAGACGGCAGACCTAATCTGTCGCCCTTCAGCTTTTTCAACGTATTTGGCGCCAATCCGCCCACCCTCATCTTTTCACCGGCCCGCCGGGTACGCGACAATACGGTCAAGCATACACTGGAAAACATTTATGCCACCCAGGAAGTAGTCATCAATGTTGTCAGCTATGCCATGGTACAACAAACCTCACTGGCCAGCTGCGAATATCCGGAAGGAGTGAATGAATTTGAAAAGGCCGGATTTACGGCTTTACCATCTGAAAAGATCAAACCTTTCCGGGTAAAGGAAAGTCCGGTGCAAATAGAATGTGTGGTGAAACAGGTGATTGAAACAGGCCCCAATGGCGGTGCCGGCAATCTCGTGATATGTGAAGCCGTTATGCTGCACGTTAACGACGAAGTACTGGATGCCAAAGGAAAAATAGACCCACATAAAATAGACCTGGTAGCCCGCATGGGTGGAGACTATTACTGCCGGGCTTCCGGCAGTGCGGTATTTGAAGTACCCAAACCCAACACGCAGCTGGGTATTGGCGTAGATGCCTTACCGTTAGCCATCCGAACCAGTTCCATACTCACCGGCAACAACCTGGGGCTACTGGGCAATGTGCATGAAGTACCTTTTGTAGATGCCACTTTCAGTGATGATCATCTTAAAAATATTATTCAGTATTACAGCATCACGCCGGAAGAAATGGAGAAAGAGTTGCACCGGTATGCCCAGCAACTGCTGGACAGGGGAGAAGTAGGCGCTGCGTGGCAGATATTGCTGGCAGGCACCGTGTAG
- a CDS encoding fumarylacetoacetate hydrolase family protein — MKLVSYLREETDQLAILVDGLLYNTQELHPDLPNNMGMFLMMWEDVITIAQQADALLKSGKNPGSAHGIPVTDVQLLSPVPFPTSCRDGYAFRQHVAAARRNRKVDMIPEFDQYPIFYFTNHNAIQGPGDIHCMPDHFDKLDFELEVAIVICKAGRNITAAAADDYIGGYMIMNDMSARTLQMEEMKLNLGPAKGKDFSTVIGPMLVTPDELEPYKVAAKPGHTGNNYQLKMTCKVNGIQVSEGNMGDMDWTFAEIVERCAYGVNILPGDVIGSGTVGTGCFLELNGTGKLNDPNYTEQWLQPGDVVEMEIAGLGVLSNTIVKEDTDFSILALKKNV, encoded by the coding sequence ATGAAACTTGTAAGTTATTTAAGAGAAGAAACAGACCAGCTGGCAATCCTGGTTGACGGATTATTATACAATACCCAGGAGCTTCATCCTGATTTACCCAACAATATGGGCATGTTTCTGATGATGTGGGAAGATGTGATTACCATTGCCCAACAGGCAGATGCCCTGTTAAAATCCGGCAAAAACCCAGGATCTGCCCATGGCATCCCTGTAACCGATGTACAACTGTTATCCCCTGTACCATTCCCTACTTCCTGCCGTGATGGTTATGCTTTCCGCCAACATGTGGCCGCAGCACGCCGCAACCGGAAAGTAGACATGATTCCCGAATTCGATCAGTATCCCATTTTCTATTTCACCAACCACAATGCTATTCAGGGCCCTGGCGACATTCACTGCATGCCCGATCATTTTGATAAACTGGACTTCGAACTGGAGGTAGCCATCGTTATCTGTAAAGCCGGCAGAAATATTACGGCAGCAGCAGCAGATGATTATATCGGCGGCTACATGATCATGAACGACATGAGTGCCCGCACCCTGCAGATGGAAGAAATGAAATTAAACCTGGGACCTGCCAAAGGCAAGGATTTCAGCACGGTAATAGGCCCTATGCTGGTAACACCAGATGAACTGGAACCTTATAAAGTAGCAGCCAAACCAGGCCATACCGGCAACAACTATCAGTTGAAAATGACGTGTAAAGTAAATGGCATTCAGGTAAGTGAAGGCAACATGGGCGATATGGACTGGACATTCGCTGAAATTGTAGAACGCTGCGCCTATGGCGTCAATATACTTCCCGGCGATGTAATAGGCAGTGGTACGGTAGGTACCGGCTGTTTTCTGGAGCTGAACGGCACCGGTAAATTAAATGATCCCAACTATACGGAACAATGGCTGCAACCCGGCGACGTAGTGGAAATGGAAATAGCAGGACTGGGTGTTTTATCCAATACCATTGTGAAAGAAGATACTGATTTCTCCATCCTTGCCCTGAAAAAAAACGTATAA
- a CDS encoding class A beta-lactamase-related serine hydrolase encodes MLSTTMRNLLLFLLCSHLCIAQAQPRTDSLLKRLIYRAASPALQHILQHPDSFRYQLIYTQIDRDADNTPHFKNHYLAVDADKYFNPASTVKMPVALLALEKLRELQIPGLNGDTPMFTDSAWSGQVTVHTDSSARNYLPSVHQYIKKIFLVSDNDAYNRLYEFVGQQTIHEKLWQKGYRRTRIVRRFMPLTEEENRHTNPIRFATGGKVIYSQPAAYDTLTFDFSKPHYIGNAYLDKNERLVLQPMDFTRHNNLPVEDLQQLLQSVLFPASVPAGQRFNLTAADYRFLYQYMSQYPSETSSPKYDTTEYFNSYTKFFLFKGAGHDIPPHMRVFNKTGWSYGFLTDAAYIVDFKRGIEFMLTGTLYVNRDGVLNDNKYEYEETGYPYFREIGDIIYRYEQQRKKAHQPDLNTFKIDYGK; translated from the coding sequence ATGTTATCAACCACCATGCGTAATTTGTTGTTATTCCTACTGTGTAGCCATCTGTGCATCGCACAGGCACAGCCACGTACAGACAGCCTCCTGAAACGCCTGATTTACCGCGCAGCTTCGCCGGCGCTGCAACATATCCTGCAACATCCCGATTCGTTTCGTTATCAGCTTATTTACACGCAAATAGACCGCGATGCGGACAATACGCCGCACTTTAAAAACCATTACCTGGCTGTAGATGCCGATAAATATTTTAATCCGGCCAGCACGGTAAAAATGCCGGTTGCATTACTGGCGCTGGAAAAACTCAGGGAGTTACAGATCCCCGGTCTGAATGGCGATACGCCTATGTTTACAGACAGTGCATGGAGTGGGCAGGTAACCGTACATACCGATAGCAGTGCCCGGAATTACCTGCCTTCTGTTCATCAGTATATCAAAAAAATATTCCTGGTTAGTGATAACGATGCCTATAACCGGCTCTATGAGTTTGTGGGACAACAGACCATCCATGAAAAACTATGGCAGAAAGGATATCGTCGCACCCGGATTGTAAGACGTTTTATGCCCCTCACAGAAGAGGAAAACCGGCATACCAATCCTATCAGATTCGCAACAGGTGGTAAAGTCATTTACAGCCAGCCGGCGGCTTATGATACCCTGACGTTTGACTTCAGTAAACCACACTACATCGGCAATGCCTATCTCGACAAAAACGAACGACTGGTATTACAACCCATGGACTTTACCCGGCATAATAACCTGCCCGTGGAAGACCTGCAGCAACTCCTGCAATCGGTGCTGTTTCCGGCATCGGTGCCGGCGGGACAGCGGTTTAATCTGACGGCGGCAGATTACCGGTTCCTGTATCAGTACATGTCGCAGTATCCATCAGAAACATCCTCTCCGAAGTACGATACAACGGAATACTTTAACAGCTATACGAAGTTTTTTCTGTTTAAGGGCGCCGGCCACGATATACCGCCGCACATGCGGGTGTTTAACAAAACAGGCTGGTCATACGGCTTCCTGACAGACGCGGCCTACATCGTTGATTTTAAGCGGGGCATCGAGTTTATGCTGACCGGTACGCTGTATGTAAACCGGGACGGTGTTTTGAATGATAATAAATACGAATATGAGGAAACCGGGTATCCTTATTTCCGGGAAATCGGAGATATTATTTACCGGTATGAACAACAGCGTAAAAAGGCCCACCAGCCTGATTTGAACACATTTAAAATCGACTACGGGAAATGA
- a CDS encoding sterol desaturase family protein yields the protein MKFEKIKNKGQARLFESRYLEMLTKTHPLVIWGMYIPIISYMLYYSHDTLGYKVSTVALIFFGAMLFWSFFEYIMHRFMFHFTSDKPKVQRFIYVMHGNHHEYPRDKQRLFMPPVPSLILASAIFGSQYIFLREITFMFFPGFILGYLIYGSMHYAIHAWNPPFRFMKPVWRNHHLHHYKSDEKGFGVSSSVWDRVFGTGFDLDKEKEDKEKVKELMF from the coding sequence ATGAAGTTTGAAAAGATTAAGAACAAAGGGCAGGCAAGGTTATTTGAAAGCAGATACCTCGAGATGCTGACTAAAACGCATCCATTGGTGATCTGGGGCATGTATATACCCATTATCAGTTACATGTTGTATTATAGTCATGATACACTGGGGTATAAAGTAAGTACAGTTGCACTGATATTTTTTGGTGCTATGTTATTCTGGTCATTTTTTGAGTATATCATGCACCGGTTTATGTTTCACTTTACCAGTGACAAGCCCAAAGTTCAACGATTTATTTATGTAATGCATGGTAACCACCATGAGTATCCGCGGGATAAACAACGGTTGTTTATGCCGCCTGTTCCAAGCCTGATACTGGCGTCTGCTATATTTGGTTCACAATACATTTTCCTGCGGGAGATTACATTTATGTTTTTCCCCGGATTTATATTGGGTTACCTGATTTACGGTAGTATGCACTACGCTATTCATGCCTGGAATCCTCCTTTTAGGTTTATGAAACCGGTATGGCGCAATCATCACCTGCACCATTACAAAAGTGACGAAAAAGGCTTTGGCGTAAGTTCTTCCGTGTGGGACCGGGTATTTGGAACCGGCTTCGATCTGGATAAAGAAAAAGAGGATAAAGAGAAGGTAAAGGAACTGATGTTTTAA